One genomic region from Grus americana isolate bGruAme1 chromosome 15, bGruAme1.mat, whole genome shotgun sequence encodes:
- the TNFRSF13B gene encoding tumor necrosis factor receptor superfamily member 13B isoform X2 has protein sequence MDCNRRAGFYYDELLKRCINCTTVCGQHPKQCAPSCEPGALVATPPVPAALVSASPPVAVLEQKVCAEQEPWLVVYLLLGLCLCALICSLLLGWTHLRRKGEVVSCQASAGTCHGGEDSSKDRLVEAGSVGDGSTGSRVPEPVETCGFCFPGHGSAVQETKSCHGTSYHIGERAAPSHTGICSTGSAGAIPSPDDGHFKIICSPSQEKTLMA, from the exons GGCTTCTACTACGACGAGCTCCTGAAAAGATGCATCAACTGCACCACGGTCTGCGGGCAGCACCCGAAGCAATGTGCCCCGTCCTGCGAAC CGGGTGCCTTGGTGGCCACCCCCCCTGTGCCAGCCGCCCTGGTCTCAGCCTCGCCGCCCgtggctgtgctggagcagaaggTGTGTGCGGAGCAGGAGCCGTGGCTGGTGGTGTacctgctgctggggctctgccTCTGCGCCCTcatctgctccctgctcctgggCTGGACCCACCTGCggaggaagggagaggtggtCTCCTGCCAAGCCAGCGCTGGGACCTGCCACGGCGGGGAGGACTCCTCCAAAG ATCGTCTGGTGGAAGCGGGCAGCGTTGGTGATGGATCCACTGGCAGCAGGGTCCCAGAGCCAGTGGAAACCTGTGGCTTCTGCTTCCCTGGACATGGCTCTGCTGTACAAGAGACCAAATCATGCCACGGCACCTCCTATCACATAGGGGAAAGAGCCGCTCCCTCTCACACCGGGATATGCAGCACGGGAAGCGCTGGGGCCATTCCCAGCCCTGACGATGGCCACTTCAAAATCATATGTTCTCCTTCACAAGAGAAGACGCTCATGGCATGA